In Eremothecium gossypii ATCC 10895 chromosome IV, complete sequence, the genomic stretch ATGCACGGACAATAATGACGAAGATGATGACAATTACGGTGCAACTATGCGCGATAATGAAGAGCATGATGACGACGAGGCAGATACATGTGTGTGCGACGCTGCCACAAACCTACCTGGCATGCAGGCGAGGAAGCTGACCTCGGCACAAGGCAGACGTTCTCCAGAGAGCAACAGTAGAAATACGAATATAGACATTACAAAACCCATCCACAAAGACGGCAGTCCGGGTGCAGCCAAAAGTTCATGCTGTAGTTAGTTAAATCCACTGAAATAGCGGTCTCTAAACTTAGTTTTAGTTCTCTGGGCGCCGCTGTTGGTCGGCCCGTTAAAGTCGGGACCCCTGTTGGCGTACACCAGAAGCCTTCTGGACCACTTGTTGAACTCTTGCACACAATTATACAGGAGCTCCAGGTTCGGATGCAGAGGAACGATAGTTTCGACGTTATCGTCGTTTGCGGTGGGCATCCAGAACGCTAGCCGCCCACCGATTGGCAGCCGCTCCGCGGAAAACTGGAGAAGCTGGTCCAGCATCGCGTCCAGCGAGCATGGCTTCTTGGTGGGGATGTAGTCGGGACGCAGGTAGGCCTTCACGCCGTCGATCTCGACGTCTTCTTTGCCGCGAAACCGCTCGGGCTCCCTCGCGCCGAGGACCTTGATCGACTCACGTATTCCGTACGGCGGATCACACAGGATCGTGTCCACCGGGAGGCCCTCGCGCAGTGCGTTATGCGTGAAGTCCATCGTCAGCACGTCGAGAAAGCGGTGCGATTCGCCATAGTGCCGGAAATTGGCCCCTATGGTCTGGCTGCCCTTCCCGCGGATCATCCTTCCGTCAATGTCCGAGCCCACGACAAGCGCGCCGTAGTGGCTGCCCGCCACAAGAAACGACCCTGTCCCGGCAAACGGATCGTACATCAGGTGCATGGGCTTCACCTGCGCGATGTTGGCGCTGACTAGCGACAGCTCCGCCTCGAAACTCGTCGTGCCCTTGTATGGCCGCTTTTTGAGGTCGTACTTCTCCAGCGCGCCTTGCAGTCTGTCGCTGCGCTGCACTAGCCGCCCGAAGTACAGATGCACGGGCTTCTCGCCTCCAATGTTCTCCGTCACGTTCTCGTACCGCTCCACCACCGTGAACGTCTCCTGCGGCGCCTTCAGCCGGATCTTACCCTCCAGCCCCAGGTATGCAAATTGCTCGATCTGCGCCACCCGGTCAAACCGCCCGTtgcccgcgccgccgtaTGATTCGAACTCGAACTTGAACGTAGACTCCCGACATGCCGCCGTGTAGGCCGCCACGTCCGCGTTGCCGCGGACGCTCGCGTGCAGCTCCGCGTAGTCCGCACCCTCCCCCCAGTACTCGTAGATCGCCCTACAGAGAATCGCCCGGCGTATCCACTGACGCGCCTGCTCATCGCCCTCCAGCTCCACCACCATGAACGGCGAGTCCTCGCGGTAAGATGAGAAGTCCACCTTCACGCCGTGCAGCTCCGCAAGCGACTCCAGCTCCGCCCTCCGAAAGTTCACGTGCACCTGCACCATGAACAACAGGTACTTCTTGCCCATTGCGACCTCCTGCTGCGTTCTGCCCTCTGCACCTTGCCCAGAGCTGGCCTCATCTCATGTCCGTCATTGTCCATATGGCTCTTGTCGAGGCTTGAAAAAAACCCAAACATTGAGGAAACCTCCATCTGTACACCCTTTCTCCTCGTAATTTTTTTTGCTAGACTATATAAGGAGAGCGCTCCCGGTGGCAACTTTTGGACGTCTAGCGTACACTAGCCGAGCCAAGTTTCCGAACCCTGTTCCAGTGGCAGAATTATTCTAGGGTTGTCTCTATTGTGTGGCGTGCGATTTGAATCTCAGGGTAGCAAGACTCAACGGGATACCAACTAACTTTATAAAGTACACTCGGGTGTTTCTCATTGGGACTATAGACTTGGTTGCAGCAATAGTGAGCTGTTTCAGTTAGTTTAATCACGCTTGTCGCTTCTTTAAGGTAGGGAGCTCCACGATAGTACTGTCGATTGCCATACGATCCTGCAGGGCCTGTACAAGTACCTTCGTATCGACATTTTAAGTATTGTTACTACATCTACTTTACTATTTCGAATCTAGCATATAGCAAAGATGAGTTTTTCGGACGAAGAAGATTTTGACGACATCTATGGAGACGATAACAAGCAGAACTCCGAGACTGCTGTTGCCGCTGGCAAGCGGAAGGCGGACGGGGAGGCCGGGGCAGGCCCGACGTCAAAGGAGGAGGCTGCGCGCGGTGCAGACAATTCCGGGGCGTCTGCGGCAGAGACCACGACCACGCCTGCCTCCTCGTTAGATCAGTTGGCTGCGCTCCAAGTACTATCATCCAATTTGAATCAGTTACAGCAATCTACAAATAATAATTCAAATAATAATACTAATTCTTCTGATAGCACAAGTAATGATTCTAATAAAGGTAATGTCCCAGATCAGATGCTTGCCAGAGGGATGCCTGATCTCTCCCAGTTGCAGCAGTTGCAGCAGACGATGAACCAGCTCCAGCAACAGGCTGCGCCGCTaacgcagcagcagcagcaagaGGCAAAGCAGGTGAAGGCGGACCTTTCCCGTGATATCAACAAGATGTTCATTGGCGGTTTGAATTGGGAGACCACTGAGGATAACCTACGGGAATACTTTTCCAAGTATGGCAACGTAACGGAGGTGAAGATCATGAGAGATGGCACTACCGGTAGGTCGCGCGGTTTCGGCTTTCTGTCTTTCGCGGACGCATCGAGTGTTGATGAGGTCGTGAAGACCCAGCATATCTTGGACGGCAAGGTCATTGATCCAAAGAGAGCGATCCCACGGGAAGAGCAAGATAAGACGGGTAAGATTTTTGTCGGCGGCATCGGTCCTGACGTGAGGCCTAAAGAGTTCGAGGAATTTTTCTCCCAGTGGGGATCAATTATTGATGCTCAGCTTATGTTAGACAAGGACACTGGTAGGTCCAGGGGGTTTGGCTTTATCACGTACGATTCTCCAGATGCCGTGGACCGCGTGTGCCAAAATAAGTTTATTGAGTTCAAGGGCAAACGTATTGAAATCAAGAGAGCTGAGCCTCGTCAGGTGCAGAAGCAGAGGACCACGAATGCCTCCCCCACGGGGCAGCCATTTTCCTTGAATACTTCTCAAGCTCCTCAGCCTCCACAGCAGCAGTTCCAAATGATGGCTAATCCGATGATGGCCAATCCCCTGTTTAACCCACAGGCGATGGCGGACTACTATGCAAAGATGCAAGAATACTACCAACAATCTGGTATCGATTATAGTCAAATGTACCAGCAGCAGATGCAGCAGATGCAGCAAATGATGTCGATGATGACTGGTGGAAACGCGCCTGCCGGAGGCATGCCCGCGGGTGCTAATGGCGCCGGCGGCAATGGCGATGACACTAACGGGGTACCAACCATTGGTGAAGATTCATCCTCTACTTCTTCCGGAAAGGACAACAATGATAAGGAATCATCAAACAACCGCCATGATTCTTATGGGAATAGAGATCGGGAAAGGTCTCCTGATGCTCGTAGAGGCCATAGGAATTACAACGACAGAGAAGAAGGCGGACATGGTTTCCGCCGTGAAAATCGGGATCGTGGGTTCCGCGGTCGTGAACGTCGTGGTGGAGGATACGGCAGAGATAGACGTGGCTACCACCCATATTCTAGGTGATCATAGTTCCCTATCAACCATTGTAGGCATTTTGCCGTAGGCGAACCATATATCCTTAACATTCCACAAGAAAAAAAGCGACTAAATGTATAATAATCTCCAATTTTACATAAGAATGGGACATCTTGATTATGAGTTCCTCGTTCTTTGTAATATTTGTGCTGCTGCGTATCCCTTTAATGGTGATATATGTAAGTGTTATATCTGCAAAATGAGTCCTGCGACACGCTGTGACTATGTTTGTCTGCTTGTTAGTCCTAGCTGAACTATAGCGTAAATGTTTAGGAAAGAAATGAATATCCATATGAAGATCGCCGCAAGAGACGTGATCCACCCGTTTGACATATCGACGTACTCTGGCGTTTGTTCTTCTTCGTCAGCAGGAACGCCGTCCGGCATAGGCTTACTGACTTTCACAGACATGATTCTTTTGCTGCAAGTAAAGTATATTAATGGCGCTGTCAAAAATGGTAATAGTACGGAAAGAGCAACCTGAGAAGCGTTCAGGGCCTGCGATAAGCCGTTTTTACCTAGAGCAGTGGATACAGCTAATGTTGGAATCAATGCAATGGCTCGTGTCAGAATTCTCCGTTTCCATGGGGTTATAGTCCAGCGTATATGGCCTTCGCATACTATTTGTCCAGCTATGGTACAGACAATTCCTGCCGATTGGCCCGAGAATAAGAGTGCGAGCATGAATATGGTACCTGCCGCTGGTGCCAAAGTGTTGGATAATAGGTGGTGTATCGTGTATAGATCCGCATCGATGGCTTCCGGGGTATCATACAGTGCGCTACCcgacacaataaggattgcACAATTGATGAAAAGCGCGAATGTTAGTAGTGCAACTGAAACTTCTATAATTGAGTACTTCATAGCATAGCGAATAGCATATATCGATGGCCTGTAGTCTAGAAATCGAGATTCCTTTGTTTGTCGACTAGTCTTGTTTTCCAAACTGCTATCATCGTCACTGTCGATATCCATACTATAATGTCCGTGCTGAACATCGTATTCAAGCAATCTTGGCTGGACAATACCAGAACCAAGAAAGAGTGAGTGCGGCATGACAGTGGCGCCCAGGATACCGACTGCAGCGTACATGCCATTATTCTGGAATATCTCTCGAGAGGGGATAAACCCTCTAAATATTTTGGCGACCGAAGTAGTTGAAGGAATATACGCTAGGTCGATGCAAAGACAAACTGTTACTCCTAAAACCAATGTCGCTACCCCAAGCTCGAAAACCCTTACCAGGCGCATGGACGAAGTTCCCGGGGTGTATGCCAAAAGCACCAAAAGGACGTCTGTGCATGTGATGACGGCTCCCGCAGGTAGTGGGATTTTCAGCAGGATATTCAATGCAATTGCACCACCAATGACTTCGGCAATATCTGTAGCAATGATAGCCGCTTCGGACAGGACGTAGAGAGTAATGTTAAGCCACCGGGGAAAATACTCTCTGCATGCACGCGACAGATCAAGGCCAGTCACAGTCCCCAGCTTAATACAGAGGCTCTGCAAAAAGATAGCTATCAGGCCGGAGTATAATACAATGCACAACAGGGCAAACTTATGTGATGCGCCAGCACTCACATCCGTAGCGTAGTTACCAGGATCCATGTAAGCGACAGATATCATTAGGCCCGGCCCCACGAACTTCATATACTTGAGAAATATCTCACGTGCGCGTTGCCAAATGCTCTTCCTTGGAACTGGTTCTGCTCCGTGACACTTAGAGCCCATAGGGATCTCACTCCCAGCTGACATATCTTCTGGAAGTGTCTTCCATTTTTGATCAACCTTTTCGTTCTGCTGGCGCTTCCGCTGACCCAGGGTCTGAATCGGTGGAGATTCAGTCTCATGGGCTGCCGGCATCTTGGTTCGAGCCAGTTTTAATTTGGTACCTTGACCAATAGTTGCTGTCTTACAAAAAAGTTGTACTTGTATATGGGATGCGCTTCAAGGCGTGAAAAATAGATAAACCTTTTCGCTCCTAACGCATGCGACCTCCCTATAGCCTTAATGACCTATTAGTACTATTAAAATCAACCACGTAAATCACACCGACCAACGGGCAACTTGGGTGCGGTTGGCATATCTTTGACGAACTTTTATATAGATGAGGCGGAATGATCCTCAGAGGTTCTAATTACATCAGCGCTCATCGTTACGTACTAGTAGTACCTTTCAAGTCGGGTGCACACGGGTGGCCGGTTACGTTCCGAACGGGGTGTGGCTTGTTATGCTAGGCACACATGGTAAGATGCATCAAAACGATACCGTCAGACAGTACCGGCTGCTCATCTCGGAAGGGCTAGCTAGAAGCACAGCTCGGATGAATGCGCAGTAAGAAGCAAGGGCCCCGGGCGTCGGAAGTCGACGGAACCGAGCGCCGCGAATAGAACCTGCAAGGTGCAATTGTGTCTTTTGGCCCGACGGCGATGAAAAAAATGGTTCCTAGCGGGATCGAACCGCTGATCCCCGCGTTATTAGCACGGTGCCTTAACCAACTGGGCCAAGGAACCAGAAGATATGTGTGTTTCTCTATAGATACATAATACAATGAAAAACATTCACGTGAGAACAACGTTATATCTTGTATTGGTAGCCTAGCGACGAGATGGTACTGCTGATAGAAAAGGCGCGTTTGCGCGTGCTCCTTGCGACATGTGGAACAGATGAAGACATCACCCAATATGGATCCAGCATTATGTAGCTAACATCCTATTCGGAGTTCCCTGTATTCTGCTGGAGTTGTTTATATGGCATAGGGGCGGCAATGCCACACAAATAGAGCGCGGCTTATTATTATACGCAGATTCACTGTGGGGATTCCGACCGCCTACCGTGTTAGCAAGAGCCGGTAAGAAACCGAAATTATCTAATTCTTTAATGTTAATGGTACGATATATATTATACGTCAAACACGAGGAAAGAGAATACGTAAAGTACAAACTTTGTGACCGACCAGCTTATTCTTCGTCTTCTTCCAAAGTTTGGGCAGCAATACGGTCCAAGTCTCTCTGACCGTTCTCAGAGATTCTTCTGCCACCCTTTGGAGAGATCTCAACGACGCCAATCTTCTCCAAAGCCTGCAAGACTCTTCTGTTGATAGAACCAGAAGCGTCGACGTGCTTGTGTGGTCTGACACCTCTGTTCTTAGCACCACCGTACAACTTGTTCAACTTACCAACACCAACCTGCTTTCTCAAGTAGATGTGTCTGGCCACAGAGGCGGCTCTCTTGTAGAACCAGCCCTCGGAGTCCTGTGGTGGCATCTCGTTGCCGGCGGAGGTCTTGACAATGTCAACGTAACCGGGGACCTCCAACTTACCTTGTCTTTGCAAGAAAGAAGCGTAAGCGTTGATGAACTCTTGAGCTGGAACGTCTCTGTATATCATGTTAGTAACGGGCACATTAAAACTGGTAGGTACGTCTGCTTTGGCCTGGGATCGAAGGATTTCCGCCACCGTCTCATCGAGCCTCAGCTAGCTTCGGCCGCACGTTCTGCATGCTGGACTCCGTAGCAAGCTAAGTTTCGCCCAATGATTTCATATTTGACACAGTCAGCGACGTTCTGGAACCAATCACCAAGTCCTGCTTGGCACATTCCCATTCCTTCTCGCAACCCTCACGATCGAAGCATCTTCACATAACGTATGAGCGCTGGAACCTCCCAGAAAGCGCCCCCCAGCAGCCGTACCAAACCATAAACTAGCACTCATGACACGTACCTAACGGAAACACCTGGCATTTTTACTCGTTGATCTTCTTTAGCTATGTACTGCACGTCTGAATAATCTTGATTTTCTACAAGTATCAAGAAAGAGCAACAGGTCGTAGCGTTGCGGCCCTCGTTCGCGGGCTGCCCGCCTGTGGTGAAGAAATTACGGGACCTAGGCGGAGCGAGTCCCGCGCGTGAGCCTGCTGTCGACAGGAGCAGCGGAGCGCTAGGCAGGGCAGCCCAGTGGGCCCGGCGGCCCACGAAAATGACAAAAAAACAAGAAAAATCCATCCAAACAGTGTGAATGTATGGGTGCACACAGTCACATAGTACATATTGAAGCAGCCGCGGGCGGCTATCATGCCACTACTCCGCTCCGATGAGCGACATACCTAGTGCATTTTATCTTTGCGTGAGTGTACATCTGACGTCAATCTCTCTCGGAGCCTGGTAATATAAGCTTCACAGACAGCCACCGAACCGTGTGTTGCTTCAGCAGTTTAAGCTGTATTCACCGGCTTGCTAGAGGTGATAAGTTCCGGCTGTCTTCGGTTCTACTTCATGGATAAGAACCTATTGGTATACATAAGCTCCAAATATATTGTTATTTGCGCCCGGCTGTCGCCCAGCGTGGTTACCAGGACTTTACCCCCAGAGTACTAAAAGGTCTCTGGACGTCGGATCGACTGCAGAGAAGCTTTCCTCTTCTGCGCCTGATGTTCTTTACAGACAATCAAGTCCTAGTTCTTCGCTAACTGGTGAGCGTCGATGCTAACTTGAAGAATAAAAGCAGTGAATTGTTTCAGCTTTATTATTACTATATATGATACAGCAACGTGTACAGAGTAGAGGTAGGCATAAATTAGTGAGCAGCAGAAAGCATCACTAAGCTTACACCTTGAAGCCTCTGGATCTTCTCTTACCTCTGGCTCTCTCAAACTTGCGGCCCTTAGATAGGATTCTTGGAGCCTTACGCTTGTGAGGACCCATACCGAAGTGTCTGACAGCCTCTCTGGAAGCTCTTGGGCCTCTGACGATCAATGTGTTCTGACCCTTTGGAGCTCTGACAGCCAACTGGTCGAAGGTGATGGCCTCACCACCAGCCTTCAAGATGGCAGCTCTGGCACCAGCGGTGAATCTCAAAGCAGCAACGGTAGCCTTTGGGAACTCGAACAATCTGTTGTCAGCGGTAACAGTACCGACGACAACAATGGTCTTGTTAGCAGACCCCTCCTGCTTCAAGGCTCTCGCGATGGCAGAGATGGACACTGGAGGTCTGTTGGTCTTCGACAAGAACAGCGATCTCAAGATGACCTTGTTGAATGGAGCATCGGTACGACCTGAACCATCAGTTAGTAACTTGCCTAGGACTCGAGTAAAGTAACAAGATTCTGCTCACTTGTTTTCCGGTTGCCCAGAAATGAATCGCACCGGCGCCTGTCCGGTACTCGCAGAATTGGAACGCCTGCCGCATATGCGGCAGAAAACAGCTCCTTTCAGCGGCTGCGCCCTCGATAACCCTGGAGCCTAGCTCCCGTTCCGCTAGTGAGAGAAACTTCCTCTTTATCCTATCATCTGTGGTATTGGGTGTAACATACGAGCCAAGAAAGAGTACAGCTTGACCAACAACTTCAAGTAGACGTTGTCAGACTTTGGCGCGGTTCTGTGACCGGATCTCTTGTG encodes the following:
- the TRM11 gene encoding tRNA (guanine-N2-)-methyltransferase (Syntenic homolog of Saccharomyces cerevisiae YOL124C (TRM11)): MGKKYLLFMVQVHVNFRRAELESLAELHGVKVDFSSYREDSPFMVVELEGDEQARQWIRRAILCRAIYEYWGEGADYAELHASVRGNADVAAYTAACRESTFKFEFESYGGAGNGRFDRVAQIEQFAYLGLEGKIRLKAPQETFTVVERYENVTENIGGEKPVHLYFGRLVQRSDRLQGALEKYDLKKRPYKGTTSFEAELSLVSANIAQVKPMHLMYDPFAGTGSFLVAGSHYGALVVGSDIDGRMIRGKGSQTIGANFRHYGESHRFLDVLTMDFTHNALREGLPVDTILCDPPYGIRESIKVLGAREPERFRGKEDVEIDGVKAYLRPDYIPTKKPCSLDAMLDQLLQFSAERLPIGGRLAFWMPTANDDNVETIVPLHPNLELLYNCVQEFNKWSRRLLVYANRGPDFNGPTNSGAQRTKTKFRDRYFSGFN
- the HRP1 gene encoding Hrp1p (Syntenic homolog of Saccharomyces cerevisiae YOL123W (HRP1)) is translated as MSFSDEEDFDDIYGDDNKQNSETAVAAGKRKADGEAGAGPTSKEEAARGADNSGASAAETTTTPASSLDQLAALQVLSSNLNQLQQSTNNNSNNNTNSSDSTSNDSNKGNVPDQMLARGMPDLSQLQQLQQTMNQLQQQAAPLTQQQQQEAKQVKADLSRDINKMFIGGLNWETTEDNLREYFSKYGNVTEVKIMRDGTTGRSRGFGFLSFADASSVDEVVKTQHILDGKVIDPKRAIPREEQDKTGKIFVGGIGPDVRPKEFEEFFSQWGSIIDAQLMLDKDTGRSRGFGFITYDSPDAVDRVCQNKFIEFKGKRIEIKRAEPRQVQKQRTTNASPTGQPFSLNTSQAPQPPQQQFQMMANPMMANPLFNPQAMADYYAKMQEYYQQSGIDYSQMYQQQMQQMQQMMSMMTGGNAPAGGMPAGANGAGGNGDDTNGVPTIGEDSSSTSSGKDNNDKESSNNRHDSYGNRDRERSPDARRGHRNYNDREEGGHGFRRENRDRGFRGRERRGGGYGRDRRGYHPYSR
- the SMF1 gene encoding divalent metal ion transporter SMF1 (Syntenic homolog of Saccharomyces cerevisiae YOL122C (SMF1)), whose translation is MPAAHETESPPIQTLGQRKRQQNEKVDQKWKTLPEDMSAGSEIPMGSKCHGAEPVPRKSIWQRAREIFLKYMKFVGPGLMISVAYMDPGNYATDVSAGASHKFALLCIVLYSGLIAIFLQSLCIKLGTVTGLDLSRACREYFPRWLNITLYVLSEAAIIATDIAEVIGGAIALNILLKIPLPAGAVITCTDVLLVLLAYTPGTSSMRLVRVFELGVATLVLGVTVCLCIDLAYIPSTTSVAKIFRGFIPSREIFQNNGMYAAVGILGATVMPHSLFLGSGIVQPRLLEYDVQHGHYSMDIDSDDDSSLENKTSRQTKESRFLDYRPSIYAIRYAMKYSIIEVSVALLTFALFINCAILIVSGSALYDTPEAIDADLYTIHHLLSNTLAPAAGTIFMLALLFSGQSAGIVCTIAGQIVCEGHIRWTITPWKRRILTRAIALIPTLAVSTALGKNGLSQALNASQVALSVLLPFLTAPLIYFTCSKRIMSVKVSKPMPDGVPADEEEQTPEYVDMSNGWITSLAAIFIWIFISFLNIYAIVQLGLTSRQT
- the RPS19A gene encoding 40S ribosomal protein eS19 (Syntenic homolog of Saccharomyces cerevisiae YNL302C (RPS19B) and YOL121C (RPS19A); 1-intron) is translated as MPGVSVRDVPAQEFINAYASFLQRQGKLEVPGYVDIVKTSAGNEMPPQDSEGWFYKRAASVARHIYLRKQVGVGKLNKLYGGAKNRGVRPHKHVDASGSINRRVLQALEKIGVVEISPKGGRRISENGQRDLDRIAAQTLEEDEE
- the RPL18A gene encoding 60S ribosomal protein eL18 (Syntenic homolog of Saccharomyces cerevisiae YOL120C (RPL18A) and YNL301C (RPL18B); 1-intron); the protein is MGIDHASKQHKRSGHRTAPKSDNVYLKLLVKLYSFLARRTDAPFNKVILRSLFLSKTNRPPVSISAIARALKQEGSANKTIVVVGTVTADNRLFEFPKATVAALRFTAGARAAILKAGGEAITFDQLAVRAPKGQNTLIVRGPRASREAVRHFGMGPHKRKAPRILSKGRKFERARGKRRSRGFKV